From Salinirubellus salinus, the proteins below share one genomic window:
- a CDS encoding Brp/Blh family beta-carotene 15,15'-dioxygenase → MALVGSAFDGRYAAVRETLDGTAIRPVWVLHALVVLPFALGLEVPLVVQYVPLAVSALLLGLPHGAVDHLAPTRVRGEAPTLRSLAGVGVLYGVLGGAYLAAWFLAPVASFGFFIAMTWAHWGQGDVHALVALEGVEHLRTTGQRVATLVVRGGLPMLVPLLLGVDQYREVATLLVGRFGVEAAALDPLFRVETRLALGVGFALLTVATLAVGLARAPGGLADAGWRRDAGETTLLWAFFLAVPPILAVGVYFCLWHAVRHVARLVTLDSDGERALRRGDAVAALAGFYRDAAPLTLVSLAFLAGFYWLVPVRPGTLPETVGLYLVLIAVLTLPHVVVVSLMDRVEGVWRVA, encoded by the coding sequence GTGGCGCTAGTCGGGTCGGCGTTCGACGGCCGGTACGCCGCCGTCCGAGAGACGCTCGACGGGACCGCCATCCGGCCCGTCTGGGTGCTCCACGCGCTGGTCGTCCTCCCGTTCGCGCTCGGCCTCGAGGTGCCGCTCGTCGTCCAGTACGTCCCGCTCGCGGTGAGCGCGCTCCTCCTCGGCCTGCCCCACGGCGCCGTCGACCACCTCGCGCCGACGCGCGTCCGCGGTGAGGCACCCACGCTCCGGTCGCTCGCCGGGGTGGGCGTGCTCTACGGCGTCCTGGGCGGCGCGTACCTCGCCGCGTGGTTCCTCGCACCCGTCGCCTCGTTCGGCTTCTTCATCGCGATGACGTGGGCACACTGGGGACAGGGCGACGTGCACGCGCTCGTCGCGCTGGAGGGGGTCGAACACCTCCGGACGACCGGGCAGCGCGTCGCCACGCTGGTCGTCCGTGGTGGGCTGCCGATGCTCGTCCCGCTCCTCCTCGGCGTCGACCAGTACCGCGAGGTGGCGACCCTGCTGGTCGGGCGATTCGGCGTCGAAGCGGCCGCGCTCGACCCCCTGTTTCGTGTCGAGACGCGACTCGCGCTGGGGGTCGGGTTCGCGCTGCTCACCGTGGCGACGCTGGCAGTCGGCCTCGCGCGGGCGCCGGGCGGCCTCGCGGACGCCGGGTGGCGCCGCGACGCCGGCGAGACCACGCTGTTGTGGGCGTTCTTCCTCGCGGTCCCGCCGATACTCGCTGTGGGTGTCTACTTCTGTCTCTGGCACGCGGTGCGACACGTCGCTCGGCTGGTGACGCTCGACTCGGACGGCGAGCGGGCGCTCCGCCGGGGGGACGCCGTCGCGGCGCTGGCGGGGTTCTACCGCGACGCCGCACCGCTCACGCTCGTCTCGCTCGCGTTCCTCGCGGGGTTCTACTGGCTCGTCCCCGTCCGGCCGGGGACGCTCCCGGAGACGGTGGGGCTCTACCTCGTCCTCATCGCGGTGCTGACGCTCCCACACGTCGTCGTGGTGTCGCTGATGGACCGGGTGGAGGGCGTCTGGCGGGTGGCGTAG
- a CDS encoding lycopene cyclase domain-containing protein — MTLTYLQFHALFLLPALAVLGVTARRARTRVEVPSLYGFDARAVGIGILAVAAFVYTTPWDNYLIAQGVWGYGEGAVFATFGHAPLGEYLFFVVQTVLTALWLYTVGVDVSDLRITAPQRALGVGAGGVVSVVGWWFAATDAGFYLGTLLIWAGPVLALQWGFGWTYLVRHWRTVTVAVGVPTLYLWILDTYAIRTGIWHISDRYTLGVDLPGLGLPIEEAVFFLVTNVFVVQGLVLWEWVIRRWR; from the coding sequence ATGACACTCACCTACCTGCAGTTCCACGCGCTGTTCCTGCTCCCCGCACTGGCCGTGCTCGGGGTGACCGCCCGACGGGCCCGGACCAGGGTCGAGGTGCCCTCGCTCTACGGGTTCGACGCCCGTGCGGTCGGGATTGGCATCCTCGCCGTCGCCGCGTTCGTCTACACCACCCCGTGGGACAACTACCTCATCGCACAGGGCGTCTGGGGGTACGGTGAGGGGGCCGTCTTCGCCACCTTCGGGCACGCGCCGCTCGGCGAGTACCTCTTCTTCGTCGTCCAGACGGTGCTGACCGCACTCTGGCTCTACACCGTCGGGGTGGACGTCTCGGACCTGCGCATCACGGCGCCGCAACGAGCCCTGGGTGTCGGCGCGGGCGGTGTCGTCAGCGTCGTCGGCTGGTGGTTCGCCGCCACGGACGCCGGGTTCTACCTCGGTACCCTGCTTATCTGGGCCGGGCCGGTGCTCGCGCTCCAGTGGGGGTTCGGCTGGACCTACCTCGTCCGGCACTGGCGGACCGTCACCGTCGCCGTCGGGGTGCCGACGCTCTACCTCTGGATACTGGACACCTACGCCATCCGGACGGGTATCTGGCACATCTCCGACCGCTACACCCTCGGGGTCGACCTGCCGGGGCTCGGACTCCCCATCGAGGAGGCCGTGTTCTTCCTCGTGACGAACGTGTTCGTCGTCCAGGGGCTCGTCCTCTGGGAGTGGGTGATCCGCCGGTGGCGCTAG
- a CDS encoding bacteriorhodopsin: protein MAQPAPGLETIALGIGTLGMALGTLAFIAMGAGETNEKKQEFYIITIFIAAIAAVSYFSMFMGFGVIEVVVDGEALVIYWARYADWLFTTPLLLLDLALLAGASRNTIATLVGLDVAMIITGLVGALATEGAAMRIAWWGISTGFFVVLLYFLVSTLSKNAAQKSGDVAALFSTLRNLVIVLWTAYPIVWIIGTEGTLGLIPLGVETAAFMVLDLAAKVGFGFILLRSRDVLDQASAPSAQAAD from the coding sequence ATGGCGCAACCTGCACCAGGCTTGGAAACCATCGCGCTGGGGATCGGGACCCTCGGGATGGCACTCGGTACCCTCGCGTTCATCGCGATGGGCGCGGGCGAGACGAACGAGAAGAAACAGGAGTTCTACATCATCACCATCTTCATCGCGGCCATCGCCGCGGTGTCGTACTTCTCGATGTTCATGGGGTTCGGCGTCATCGAGGTGGTGGTGGACGGCGAAGCCCTGGTGATATACTGGGCTCGCTACGCCGACTGGCTGTTCACGACCCCGCTTCTGTTGCTCGACCTCGCGTTGCTCGCGGGGGCGAGCCGTAACACCATCGCGACACTCGTCGGGCTCGACGTGGCGATGATCATCACCGGCCTCGTCGGTGCACTCGCGACCGAGGGCGCGGCGATGCGCATCGCGTGGTGGGGTATCAGCACGGGCTTCTTCGTGGTCCTGCTGTACTTCCTCGTCAGCACGCTGAGCAAGAACGCCGCCCAGAAGTCGGGCGACGTCGCTGCGCTGTTCAGCACACTCCGGAATCTCGTCATCGTCCTCTGGACCGCCTATCCCATCGTGTGGATCATCGGGACCGAGGGGACGCTCGGACTGATTCCGCTGGGCGTCGAGACGGCCGCGTTCATGGTGCTCGACCTGGCCGCGAAGGTCGGGTTCGGGTTCATCCTGCTGCGCAGCCGTGACGTCCTCGACCAGGCCTCCGCTCCGTCCGCACAGGCTGCGGACTGA
- the ubaA gene encoding SAMP-activating enzyme E1 encodes MSLDLSPDQLDRYSRHIIMDDVGPAGQAKLLDGRVLVVGAGGLGSPVLQYLAAAGVGTLGIVDDDTVERSNLQRQVVHRDADVGRPKVESARDFVNAQNPDVTVETHETRFEVGNAEGFVDDYDVVVDCSDNFATRYLVNDVCTLAGVPFSHGAILRFEGQLTTFEANEGGPCYRCLFPSAPEPGTVPDCATAGVLGVLPGTVGTIQATETIKLLLEYGETLDGRFLVYDAADTTFEEIPIQPRPDCPVCQEGGIDSIHDVTYESTCGIQAD; translated from the coding sequence ATGAGCCTCGACCTCTCGCCCGACCAACTCGACCGCTACTCCAGACACATCATCATGGACGACGTGGGGCCGGCCGGGCAGGCGAAACTGCTCGACGGACGGGTGCTCGTCGTCGGCGCCGGCGGGCTCGGCTCGCCCGTCCTGCAGTACCTCGCGGCCGCGGGCGTCGGGACGCTCGGTATCGTCGACGACGACACCGTCGAGCGGTCGAACCTCCAGCGACAGGTCGTCCACCGCGACGCGGACGTGGGCCGCCCCAAGGTCGAGTCGGCACGCGACTTCGTGAACGCTCAGAACCCGGACGTGACCGTCGAGACCCACGAGACACGCTTCGAGGTGGGGAACGCCGAGGGGTTCGTGGACGACTACGACGTGGTCGTCGACTGCTCGGACAACTTCGCCACCCGCTACCTCGTCAACGACGTCTGCACGCTCGCCGGGGTCCCGTTCTCCCACGGCGCCATCCTCCGCTTCGAGGGGCAGCTGACCACCTTCGAGGCCAACGAGGGTGGCCCCTGCTACCGCTGTCTGTTCCCCTCCGCCCCCGAACCGGGCACGGTGCCGGACTGCGCGACCGCCGGGGTACTGGGCGTCCTCCCGGGGACCGTCGGCACCATCCAGGCCACCGAGACCATCAAGCTCCTGCTGGAGTACGGCGAGACGCTCGACGGCCGGTTCCTCGTCTACGACGCCGCCGACACGACCTTCGAGGAGATCCCGATTCAGCCCCGGCCGGACTGCCCGGTCTGTCAGGAAGGGGGTATCGACTCCATCCACGACGTGACCTACGAGTCCACCTGCGGGATTCAGGCCGACTGA
- a CDS encoding desampylase: MTTDLVFERSAWEAVVTHAREGAPEEVCGVLAGTREGDRGRVTETRRVPNVAATPESRYELDPAEQVRAMDALEDAGHEVLGFYHSHPRGPARPSGVDEAQATWVGYAYCIVSLADAEPTVGSWRWTGEEEGFVAETVRVQSA, from the coding sequence ATGACGACTGACCTCGTCTTCGAGCGGTCGGCGTGGGAGGCCGTCGTCACGCACGCACGCGAGGGCGCACCCGAAGAGGTGTGTGGGGTGCTGGCCGGGACGCGGGAGGGCGACCGGGGGCGCGTCACCGAGACGCGGCGGGTCCCGAACGTCGCGGCCACGCCGGAGAGCCGGTACGAACTCGACCCGGCCGAACAGGTGCGGGCGATGGACGCGCTGGAGGACGCCGGCCACGAGGTGCTCGGGTTCTACCACTCACATCCTCGGGGCCCGGCCCGGCCGAGCGGGGTGGACGAAGCGCAGGCGACGTGGGTGGGATACGCCTACTGTATCGTCTCGCTGGCGGACGCGGAGCCGACGGTGGGGAGCTGGCGGTGGACGGGGGAGGAGGAGGGATTCGTGGCCGAGACGGTGCGGGTTCAGTCGGCCTGA
- a CDS encoding cobalamin-binding protein, giving the protein MSDTPRVVTLLPSATELVYALGVEPVATSHECDYPPEAAALPAVNRSNVDPEASPASIDEQVVQAEQAGGVYEIDLAALERADPDIVVSQGICDVCAVDAVLVREAVDELGLDCEVLTTDPHSLEDVFDDVERIGAALGREAAATELLADLRSRVEAVRERAVDLDRPRVAVLDWTDPVMVAGHWVPGLVETAGGAYGLEEPEGRSRPREWSEIREYDPEVLVVAPCGFGLDQTLEHLDTLTEREGWADLTAVREGRAYAMDGHHYVNRPGPRLVETLEYLAGVIHPERFDAPADEAVRSLGRPARHPSDDD; this is encoded by the coding sequence ATGTCCGACACCCCTCGCGTCGTCACGCTCCTGCCGTCGGCGACGGAGCTCGTCTACGCCCTCGGCGTCGAACCGGTCGCTACCTCCCACGAGTGTGACTACCCGCCCGAGGCCGCCGCCCTCCCGGCGGTCAACCGCTCGAACGTGGACCCCGAGGCCTCACCCGCCTCCATCGACGAGCAGGTCGTGCAGGCCGAGCAGGCGGGCGGCGTCTACGAGATCGACCTCGCGGCGCTGGAACGCGCCGACCCCGACATCGTCGTCTCGCAGGGCATCTGTGACGTGTGCGCGGTCGACGCCGTCCTCGTCCGCGAGGCCGTCGACGAACTCGGCCTCGACTGCGAGGTGCTCACGACGGACCCCCACTCGCTCGAGGACGTGTTCGACGACGTCGAGCGCATCGGGGCGGCGCTCGGACGCGAGGCGGCCGCCACGGAGCTGCTGGCCGACCTCCGGTCACGCGTGGAGGCGGTGCGCGAACGCGCCGTCGACCTCGACCGGCCCCGCGTGGCCGTCCTCGACTGGACGGACCCGGTGATGGTCGCGGGCCACTGGGTCCCCGGTCTCGTGGAGACGGCCGGTGGCGCGTACGGACTGGAGGAACCCGAGGGGCGCTCGCGCCCGCGGGAGTGGTCGGAGATACGTGAGTACGACCCCGAGGTGCTCGTCGTGGCGCCCTGCGGGTTCGGGCTGGACCAGACGCTGGAGCACCTCGACACGCTCACCGAGCGCGAGGGGTGGGCCGACCTGACCGCGGTCCGCGAGGGCCGCGCGTACGCGATGGACGGACACCACTACGTGAACCGGCCGGGACCGCGGCTCGTGGAGACGCTGGAGTACCTCGCGGGCGTGATACACCCGGAGCGGTTCGACGCTCCGGCGGACGAGGCGGTCCGCTCGCTCGGGCGGCCCGCGCGACACCCGTCGGATGACGACTGA
- a CDS encoding tautomerase family protein, whose protein sequence is MPLIEAKVQRGALSDEQLDDLATRLTEVASDAEGSDLEKAKPVTWVTVDEYDRGHWQVGGERSDDPRYLIHAHLAAGIADEAGKDHLVAGMTDAVREVVGEDAFVPMACWVVVDEVPSRHWGAGGSRLSSAEIANVVGAELAEAAPEELEADDD, encoded by the coding sequence ATGCCACTCATCGAGGCGAAGGTCCAGCGTGGCGCACTGAGCGACGAGCAACTGGACGACCTCGCCACGCGGCTGACCGAGGTCGCGAGCGACGCCGAGGGCTCGGACCTCGAGAAGGCCAAGCCGGTGACGTGGGTCACCGTCGACGAGTACGACCGGGGCCACTGGCAGGTCGGAGGCGAGCGCAGCGACGACCCGCGGTACCTGATACACGCCCACCTCGCCGCGGGTATCGCCGACGAGGCGGGGAAGGACCACCTCGTCGCGGGGATGACCGACGCCGTCCGCGAGGTGGTCGGCGAGGACGCGTTCGTCCCGATGGCCTGCTGGGTCGTCGTCGACGAGGTGCCGTCGCGCCACTGGGGCGCGGGCGGATCGCGGCTCTCCTCGGCCGAGATCGCGAACGTCGTCGGGGCGGAGCTGGCCGAGGCGGCCCCCGAGGAACTGGAGGCCGACGACGACTGA
- a CDS encoding protein-tyrosine phosphatase family protein, translating to MPYNFAPATPDEPTVFGACRPGHRRAPPDDTVVDWLSFADDRGIDRVCCLLDGAHLSHYDDLLGTYRDHFGADRVLHAPVTDFEPIDRDLFCDEVLPFLQEADAAGERVLVHCSAGIGRTGHVLALWLVHERGYGLEAAIGAVEAADATRAPLEGGKRLADLRDLRCAD from the coding sequence GTGCCGTACAACTTCGCCCCCGCCACGCCCGACGAACCGACGGTGTTCGGTGCCTGCCGGCCCGGTCACCGCCGCGCGCCGCCGGACGACACCGTGGTCGACTGGCTCTCGTTCGCCGACGACCGGGGCATCGACCGGGTCTGCTGTCTCCTCGACGGGGCGCACCTGTCACACTACGACGACCTGCTCGGGACCTACCGCGACCACTTCGGGGCCGACCGCGTCCTGCACGCCCCGGTGACGGACTTCGAGCCCATCGACCGCGACCTGTTCTGTGACGAGGTCCTGCCGTTCCTCCAGGAGGCCGACGCCGCGGGCGAACGCGTCCTCGTCCACTGTTCGGCCGGCATCGGGCGGACGGGCCACGTCCTCGCGCTGTGGCTCGTCCACGAGCGTGGCTACGGCCTCGAGGCGGCGATAGGGGCCGTCGAGGCGGCCGACGCGACCCGCGCACCGCTGGAGGGTGGCAAGCGCCTCGCCGACCTCCGGGACCTCCGCTGTGCGGACTGA
- the uvrB gene encoding excinuclease ABC subunit UvrB, producing the protein MSNTGGALQPDRPEAAVPFRVEAPFDPAGDQPEAIEQLVSGYESGMREQTLLGVTGSGKTNTVSWVVEETQQPTLVIAHNKTLAAQLYEEFRNLFPDNAVEYFVSYYDYYQPEAYVEQTDTYIDKDASINDEIDRLRHSATRSLLTRDDVIVVASVSAIYGLGDPRNYVDMAMRLEVGQQIDRDELLSRLVDLNYERNDVDFTNGTFRVRGDTVEVFPMYGRYAVRVEFWGDEVDRMSKLDPLEGELKSEEPAVLFHPAEHYSIPEERLERAIEEIEEQMERRVRYFERKGNLVAAQRIEERTTFDLEMMRETGYCSGIENYSLHLSDRESGEAPYTLLDYFPDEFLTVVDESHQTLPQVRGQLAGDKARKESLVENGFRLPTAFDNRPLSFEEFTAKTDRMLYVSATPGDYEREHSEQIVEQIVRPTHLVDPKVEVTDAQGQVEDLMERIDERIDRGERTLVTTLTKRMAEDLTEYLEEAGVAVEYMHDETDTLERHELVRGLRKGEFDVLVGINLLREGLDIPEVSLVAILDADQQGFLRSRTTLIQTMGRAARNVNGEVVLYADEVTDAMREAIDETQRRRRIQTEFNEEHGHEPTTIEKAIGETNLPGSKTDTGGVSGLEADDPEEAEILIEQLEERMSAAADNLEFELAADIRDRIRKLREEFEMDADDGVPAPVDEF; encoded by the coding sequence ATGAGCAACACCGGCGGCGCGCTCCAGCCGGACCGGCCCGAGGCGGCGGTACCGTTCCGGGTCGAGGCCCCGTTCGACCCCGCGGGCGACCAGCCCGAGGCCATCGAGCAACTCGTCTCCGGCTACGAGTCCGGGATGCGCGAGCAGACCCTGCTCGGCGTGACCGGGTCGGGCAAGACCAACACCGTCTCGTGGGTGGTCGAGGAGACCCAGCAGCCCACGCTCGTCATCGCCCACAACAAGACCCTCGCCGCACAGCTCTACGAGGAGTTCCGCAACCTGTTCCCGGACAACGCGGTCGAGTACTTCGTCAGCTACTACGACTACTACCAGCCGGAGGCCTACGTCGAGCAGACGGACACCTACATCGACAAGGACGCGAGCATCAACGACGAGATCGACCGCCTGCGCCACTCCGCGACCCGGTCGCTCCTGACCCGCGACGACGTCATCGTGGTCGCCTCGGTCTCGGCCATCTACGGGCTGGGTGACCCGCGGAACTACGTCGACATGGCGATGCGGCTGGAGGTCGGCCAGCAGATCGATCGCGACGAACTGCTCTCGCGGCTGGTGGACCTGAACTACGAGCGCAACGACGTGGACTTCACGAACGGCACGTTCCGGGTCCGGGGCGACACCGTCGAGGTGTTCCCGATGTACGGCCGTTACGCTGTCCGCGTGGAGTTCTGGGGCGACGAGGTCGACCGGATGAGCAAGCTCGACCCGCTGGAGGGGGAACTCAAGTCCGAGGAGCCCGCGGTGTTGTTCCACCCCGCGGAGCACTACTCCATCCCCGAGGAGCGACTGGAGCGGGCCATCGAGGAGATCGAGGAGCAGATGGAGCGCCGGGTCCGCTACTTCGAGCGCAAGGGTAATCTCGTGGCGGCCCAGCGCATCGAGGAGCGCACCACGTTCGACCTCGAGATGATGCGCGAGACGGGCTACTGCTCGGGTATCGAGAACTACTCGCTGCACCTGAGCGACCGCGAGAGCGGGGAAGCGCCCTACACCCTGCTCGACTACTTCCCCGACGAGTTCCTCACCGTCGTGGACGAGTCCCACCAGACGCTCCCACAGGTTCGGGGCCAGCTCGCCGGCGACAAGGCCCGCAAGGAGTCGCTCGTCGAGAACGGCTTCCGGCTCCCCACCGCGTTCGACAACCGACCCCTGTCGTTCGAGGAGTTCACGGCGAAGACCGACCGGATGCTCTACGTGAGCGCGACGCCCGGGGACTACGAGCGCGAGCACTCCGAGCAGATCGTCGAGCAGATCGTCCGGCCCACGCACCTCGTCGACCCGAAGGTCGAGGTGACCGACGCGCAGGGACAGGTCGAGGACCTCATGGAGCGCATCGACGAGCGCATCGACCGCGGCGAGCGAACGCTCGTCACCACCCTCACCAAGCGGATGGCCGAGGACCTCACCGAGTACCTCGAGGAGGCGGGCGTCGCCGTCGAGTACATGCACGACGAGACGGACACACTCGAACGCCACGAACTCGTCCGCGGCCTGCGCAAGGGGGAGTTCGACGTGCTCGTCGGCATCAACCTCCTGCGAGAGGGGCTGGACATCCCCGAGGTGTCGCTCGTCGCCATCCTCGACGCCGACCAGCAGGGGTTCCTCCGCTCCAGAACGACGCTCATCCAGACGATGGGCCGGGCCGCCCGGAACGTCAACGGCGAGGTCGTCCTCTACGCCGACGAGGTGACCGACGCCATGCGCGAGGCCATCGACGAGACCCAGCGCCGTCGCCGCATCCAGACGGAGTTCAACGAGGAACACGGCCACGAGCCGACGACCATCGAGAAGGCCATCGGCGAGACGAACCTCCCCGGCTCGAAGACGGACACGGGCGGCGTCTCCGGGCTGGAGGCGGACGACCCCGAGGAGGCCGAGATACTGATAGAGCAGCTGGAGGAGCGGATGAGCGCGGCCGCGGACAACCTCGAGTTCGAACTCGCGGCGGACATCCGCGACCGTATCCGGAAGCTCCGAGAGGAGTTCGAGATGGACGCTGACGACGGGGTACCGGCGCCGGTGGACGAGTTCTAG
- a CDS encoding sugar phosphate isomerase/epimerase family protein — MDSPPTLSVGYTVGLGLDFETSVAFAAREGFAFVEILLDGPYARHRIESHADAMRETLEAHGVDCAVHLPFAVAVGSPFESVREGVVREFVAGMDLAVDLGADRVVFHPDSDAWERGWTEAETREFVHAGLDELVPAARERGLTPCVENIVNGYYDVHGFPDLLERYPEMAMTFDTSHALLAGMDEAEMAAFCREWTDRIAHLHLVDTRSGDEHLPVGMGRIDFATVFEGLAGWKGTATLEVGTHDYDTIALGKRHVDELVG, encoded by the coding sequence ATGGACAGCCCTCCCACCCTCTCAGTGGGCTACACCGTCGGGCTCGGCCTCGACTTCGAGACCAGCGTCGCGTTCGCCGCCCGGGAGGGGTTCGCGTTCGTCGAGATACTGCTCGACGGGCCCTACGCCCGCCACCGAATCGAGTCGCACGCCGACGCGATGCGCGAGACGCTCGAGGCGCACGGCGTCGACTGCGCGGTCCACCTCCCGTTCGCCGTCGCCGTGGGGTCCCCGTTCGAATCGGTCCGCGAGGGCGTCGTCCGAGAGTTCGTCGCCGGGATGGACCTCGCCGTCGACCTGGGCGCGGACCGGGTCGTCTTCCACCCCGACTCGGACGCGTGGGAGCGCGGCTGGACCGAGGCCGAGACCCGCGAGTTCGTCCACGCCGGACTGGACGAACTGGTGCCGGCGGCCCGCGAGCGCGGCCTCACGCCGTGCGTCGAGAACATCGTGAACGGCTACTACGACGTCCACGGCTTCCCGGACCTGCTCGAGCGCTACCCGGAGATGGCGATGACGTTCGACACCAGCCACGCCCTGCTCGCCGGGATGGACGAGGCCGAGATGGCCGCGTTCTGCCGCGAGTGGACAGACCGCATCGCCCACCTCCACCTCGTCGACACCCGGAGCGGGGACGAACACCTGCCGGTGGGGATGGGCCGCATCGACTTCGCGACGGTGTTCGAGGGGCTGGCAGGGTGGAAGGGGACGGCGACGCTCGAAGTCGGGACCCACGACTACGACACCATTGCGCTGGGGAAGCGCCACGTCGACGAACTGGTAGGGTGA
- a CDS encoding ABC transporter substrate-binding protein, translating into MERPTRRGLLAGGAAATALLAGCTSTDTGDDGTPTSTPADTATETATPDSSYDVEMAPAGTVTFDAPPESVTHYFPDYGDMAVALGHGDSVVSMGLPSRFHTSHYDELDGVRFDVDSLTKLNGDSGIDKEVFYELDADLHLVDPQWLVHNSFFGLDEADVAEVRENVAPFLGNTIFRRTDSWHDYRYYTLYEAFEKVAQVHREEAKFEAFRALHDEYVERVQSELPSEGDRPNALLTFAAADDPEAFYPYRVSDEGTNKKQFHDLGITDALAGTGIEGLSTNDRGQIDYETMLEVDPDSILVRGHETKTEQEFRDTVLAFMREHSVASDLTAVQEGQVFRGGPIYAGPLHHLFLLERYATGFFPETFSGELFDRGRVSDIVAGEN; encoded by the coding sequence ATGGAACGACCGACGCGACGAGGCCTGCTGGCCGGTGGTGCGGCGGCCACGGCGCTCCTCGCTGGCTGTACGAGTACCGACACCGGCGACGACGGGACACCGACGAGTACACCCGCGGACACGGCGACCGAGACGGCGACACCCGACTCGTCGTACGACGTCGAGATGGCACCGGCCGGGACGGTGACGTTCGACGCCCCGCCCGAGTCGGTCACGCACTACTTCCCCGACTACGGCGACATGGCGGTGGCGCTCGGCCACGGCGACTCGGTCGTCTCGATGGGGCTCCCCTCCCGGTTCCACACGAGCCACTACGACGAACTGGACGGGGTGCGCTTCGACGTCGACTCGCTGACGAAGTTGAACGGCGACAGCGGCATCGACAAGGAGGTGTTCTACGAACTGGACGCGGACCTCCACCTCGTCGACCCGCAGTGGCTCGTGCACAACTCCTTCTTCGGCCTGGACGAGGCCGACGTCGCGGAGGTGCGCGAGAACGTCGCGCCGTTCCTCGGGAACACCATCTTCCGGCGCACCGACTCGTGGCACGACTACCGCTACTACACGCTGTACGAGGCGTTCGAGAAGGTCGCACAGGTCCACCGGGAGGAGGCGAAGTTCGAGGCCTTCCGCGCACTCCACGACGAGTACGTCGAGCGCGTGCAGTCGGAACTCCCGTCCGAGGGCGACCGGCCGAACGCGCTGCTCACGTTCGCCGCGGCCGACGACCCCGAGGCGTTCTACCCCTACCGTGTGAGCGACGAGGGGACGAACAAGAAGCAGTTCCACGACCTCGGCATCACCGACGCGCTGGCCGGGACGGGTATCGAGGGGCTCTCGACGAACGACCGGGGCCAGATCGACTACGAGACGATGCTGGAGGTGGACCCCGACTCGATCCTGGTGCGGGGCCACGAGACCAAGACCGAGCAGGAGTTCCGCGACACCGTCCTCGCGTTCATGCGCGAGCACAGCGTGGCGAGCGACCTCACCGCCGTCCAGGAGGGGCAGGTGTTCCGCGGCGGGCCCATCTACGCCGGCCCGCTCCACCACCTGTTCCTGCTGGAGCGGTACGCGACCGGGTTCTTCCCCGAGACGTTCTCGGGCGAACTGTTCGACCGGGGCCGCGTGAGCGACATCGTGGCCGGCGAGAACTGA
- a CDS encoding DUF7552 domain-containing protein: MPPASDESTETPAYESPLLRARDRVAALVADEGPFTVACAETGVSPPPVSDARFASFADAERARDAAVDYRTALRNLDPGLPSYDLAVCEARDTSLGFASVRETTADRRANGLPRTRRTVTLAGAGSDEWLRVENAPVVDLVGPETLLDDEVVERQLEAMGRER, from the coding sequence ATGCCGCCCGCGAGCGACGAGTCGACGGAGACGCCCGCCTACGAGTCACCGCTGCTCCGGGCTCGCGACCGGGTGGCGGCGCTCGTCGCCGACGAGGGCCCGTTCACGGTCGCCTGCGCCGAGACCGGCGTGAGTCCGCCGCCCGTCTCGGACGCCCGGTTCGCGTCGTTCGCGGACGCCGAACGCGCCCGCGACGCGGCGGTCGACTACCGGACGGCGCTCCGGAACCTCGACCCGGGGCTCCCCTCCTACGACCTCGCAGTCTGCGAGGCGCGGGACACGTCGCTCGGGTTCGCCAGCGTCCGCGAGACGACGGCCGACCGGCGGGCGAACGGTCTCCCGCGGACGCGCCGGACGGTCACGCTGGCCGGTGCCGGCTCCGACGAGTGGCTCCGCGTCGAGAACGCACCCGTGGTCGACCTCGTCGGCCCGGAGACGCTCCTCGACGACGAGGTGGTCGAGCGGCAACTGGAGGCGATGGGGCGCGAGCGGTGA